CCGCAGATGGATTACGCCCTCGATGGTATCGGGCAGCCCGGGTATGAAGTACACGCTTTGCTCGCCGCTCAGAATTTCGCTCACCACGCTTCCGGCCAAGGCAAAGCGCTGACCGGCCAGCCGAAAAAGCACCACTTGCTGAGTCGGCTCATCTACCTCAAGGCCTGAGCATCCGGCGCCCTGGCTTGAAAGCGCCTGCTCGAGATCCAGACGAGGATCATCATTGGTCGTCAAGGGCATCGGCCTCCGTGTTGATGACGAGCTGATTACGCCCTTGGCTCTTGGCGCGGTAAAGGGCCTGGTCGGCACTAACGCGCAGCGTCTCGGTGGAAGGGTGGCGGGGAAAATCGCTGATACCGGCGCTGAAGGTGCAGTTGAAGCGCGCGTCACCGGCGTGAAAATCGACCTGCTCAAAGTCTTGGCGTAGCCTCTCGATCAGCCGGGTGGCGATGTCCAGCGTCACGTTTTTCATCAGGATGACGAACTCTTCACCGCCGTAGCGGCCGATGATGTCCGAGGTGCGAAAGCGCGTTTTCAGCATGTGCGCCAGGGTGATGATGACCTGGTCGCCCGCCAGGTGGCCGTAGGTATCGTTGATGTCCTTGAAGTGGTCGATATCGAGCATGGCCATGGCATGGTGAGTGTCGTCCCGGTACGCCTGCACCAGCGTCCGGTTGATCAAATCGGTGGTGGTGCTGTGGTTATAAAGACCGGTCATGCTGTCCTGGGTCATCAGCGCGCGCAGGTGCCGCAAGCGCTCGGCGCGCAGCGTCACGGCGGCCACCAGATCATCGGGGATGACGGGCTTGGTGATGAAGCCTTCTACGCCGGCGTTCATGGCCGTCAACTGCTTCTGGCTGTCGGTCTCGCCAGAGAGGTATATGATCGGAAGCCCCACGTACTCCGGCTGCTGGCGTACGATGGTGGCCAGCTCCTCGCCGGAACAGACCGGCATGTACATGTCTACCAGCATCAAATCCGGGTTGAAGCGTTCCAGCGTAACGAATGCCTGGGCGGGGGAGTGAGCCTGCTGGGTGATCATGCCGGCACGCTCGAGCAAGGCGGCGTGATAGCCAGCCGCTTCCGGCTCGTCGTCCACTACCAGCACTCTGAGCGGTTCGTCGTCGGGTTCGGCGGTCAACTTGTCCAGCGCCAGCATTATCTCCAGTGGCTTCACCGGTTTGATGAAGTAGCCGCTGCAGCCGGCGCGCACCGCGCTGAGTCGTGAACCGAAATCGCCAGAGGAGGAGAGTACGATGGCCGGCAGCCGCTCGCCGGTCAGCTTGTTCAGGCTGGCCAGGGTTTCGGGACCAGCGGTCTTTCCCTGAGGGAACTGGACATCCATGATGATGGCGTCGGGCCGACGTGTCAGTACCGCGTTGAAGAAGGTCTGCGTGTCTTCGAAGTGGTACGCCTCGTGGCCGAAACAGCGTAAATGATGCAGCAGTTGGCTGACCTGCTCGGGCTCATCGTCGCAGAGATAGATCAGCCGCTGGCGATGATTGCCTGCGCGCAGGGCAGTTGCCGGGAGTTCCACCGTGGCGGATGAGCCGTGTGTGGTCGCCTGGTTTTTTTGCTTTAACAGATTTGCCTGTTCCTGACGGAGCTTGCCAAGCAGTGTATCCATCATCGGGGCGATATGCGCCTGCGCCGATGTCGAGGTGAGAAGCTTCTCGCCCTGTTCGGCTAACGCGGCGAGTCGCTCGAACCCCAGTGAACGCCCGGTGCCTTTCAGGCTATGGAAAAAACGATGTAGATCCGGTGCCAGCCGCGCCCGCGCCTCGCAGGAGGCTTGGCTTTGCTGCCACTGCTGGGTAACGGCCTGCAACCGTTCTGGGAGCTGCTCGACGAAGCGCAAGCGCAGCTCGTTGAGTTTGTCGTGCAGTGTCTGGGCGTGGGACGGCATCTCGATACCTGTATTCTCACTCAGGGGAGTGCGCACCAAGGGCGCTTTCGAGGGTTTGACACAGCGTCGAGGCCATATCCGCCTCCTTTTGCAGGCAGGCATAAATCCCCGGCGTCTCAAGGAGGTCGCTATCCGGACTATCACCGGTCAGCAGGATAAACGGCAGCGTCACATCCTGCTCCTTGAGCATCGAACAGAGGTCGGTGCCATTGATCAGCGGCATATGCATGTCGCTGACAATGGCCGCGATGTCCGAATGACGCTCGAGCTGGGTGATCGCTTCCATCGCGTTCAGCGCAAGCACTGGGGTGTAGTGTTGCGAGGCGAGGATGGCAGCGGTCATCTCGCCCGCTAGCTCATCGTCGTCAACGACTAGAATCCGCATGAGTTTCCTCTTTCTGGTCCTGGGGCGCTATCCCAGTAGGGCTTTGAGCGTATCCACGAGGTTGTTCTGGTCGAAGCTACCCTTCACGATATAGGCGTCGGCACCGGCGTCGATGCCTCGCTGGCGATCGCTCTCTTTCTCTCGCGAGGTGATGATGATGATCGGCACGTGCTGATAGCGCTCGTGTTCGCGCAGCCGAGCGGTGAGCGTAAAACCATCCATGATCGGCATTTCGACATCGGTCAGCACCGCGTCGAAGGAGTCGGCAAGCGCCTTGGTCAGGCCATCGCGACCGTTTTCGGCAAGCGATACCCGGTATCCCCAGGCCTCGAGCACATCTTTCTCGATTTCGCGTGTATTGAGCGAATCGTCCACGACCAGTATTCGATGCGCCCGGGCTTGCTTGAGTTCCAGTATCGAGGAGCGGCGGCCGCCTCGTTTAACCTGGGTTAATAATGCGGGAACGTGAAGCAGGCTTGCAAGGTCGTTGCGCCCGACGCTGACCATGCCGGCGACCAGCGGCAGATGGCGAAGATGGGGCGGTAAAGGCTTAATCACCATGTCACGCTCGTCAATCAACTCCTCGACGATTAGCGCAAGCTTCTGGCTGCCCTGATGAACGATCAGTAGCAACACCTGGGCATTTTCTGCCGGCGCTTCAAGGCCCAGCAGTGACGCGAGCGATACCACGGGAATGAATTCGTCGCGCAAAACCAGCGTGGGCTGGCCCGCCGTATCGATGAAGTCATAGGGCGTGACTTTCAAAAGCTCCTGAACATAGGGTGCTGTGAAGCCCAGCGTCTGTGAGCCCGCTCGAATCAGCAGCACCCGTAGCATGGCAAGCGACAGCGGCAGACGCAGCGCGAAGGTGGTGCCCTTACCCGGCTGGCTGTCGACCCGGATATCGCCGCTGAGCTCGTCCACCACGGTGCGCTTGACCACATCCATACCCACACCCCGGCCTGACATGTCGGTGATCAGTGGTTTGGTCGAGAATCCGGGCAGGAAAATCAGTTCGAGGGTTTCATGCTCGCTCAGCGTCGTGAGCTGCTCTTCATTGATCAACTGCCGGCCAAGCGCCTTCTGGCGAACGGCGTCGATATCGATACCCGCGCCGTCGTCGCTGAGTTCGATCACGACCCAGCCCCCGTCCTGCCACGCCTTGAGCGATACCCTGCCTTTCGCGGCCTTGCCGACCTGACGCCGCAGATCGGGCGTTTCCAGCCCGTGATCCAGGGCGTTTCTCAGCAGGTGAATCAACGGCTCGGACAGCCGGTCGATCATCTGTCGATCGAGCTCGATCTCACTTCCCTGCAACTCACAGGAAGCCTGCTTGTTCAGGGCATGAGCCAGATCTCTGGTCATCTGCGCGAGCGGGTCGAACACGACAGAAAGCGGCAGCATGCGCATCTGCAGTGCGCGGTCGTGAAGATCACTCATCAGTGCGTCCTGGGTGAGCACGCTATCCTTAAGATCGCGATGAAACGCGCGAAAGGTGCTCTGATACGTCGACGGCAACGCTTTGCCCAGCGCCTGGGCCCGATCCAGCAGGTCGTGCTGCTGATGATGACCCGAAAGCACCTCGCCCATCAGACGAATCAGATCATCGAGTCGCTCCAGCCGAACGCGAACGGTATCGCTGAGTTTGAGGCGTCGGGAAAGTGCTTCGTCGGTGGCCGCTTGAGCGACGTTCTTTTCAGCGGCAGAGGTTGGGCCAGGGACAGGCGCGGGTATCGGCGCCGGGTCTGATGCAGAAGCCGGCGCCGCGGTGGTGCCCTCCATGGCCTGGCAAAGCGCGGGGTCGGCGGTAGGCAGCGTGTCCGGCGCGTGGCCTTCGGCCAGGCGGTTGACTTGGGTGTCCAGTAGCTCCACGGCCTGGTTCAATAGTTCGAGCGTGTCCGGCGTTGGCTTGCGGGTACCGTCGCGCAGCGCGCTCAGAAGCTCTTCCGCGCTGTGCGCCAGCGACGTAATGGCGTCCAGGCGCAGCATCCGCGATGACCCCTTGAGCGTATGCATGGCGCGAAACAGGGCGTTGATCTCTTCGGCGTGACGTTCGCCACGGCCGAGGGCGTCGACCCCCTCTTTCAAGCGGGGCAGATGATCCTGCGCCTCCTCGACGAAGCGCGCGATGAAGCGGGAGAGATCAAAGGCCATCGTCGTCCTCCAGCCCAATGGCATGCGCTTCGAGATAGCGTTTGGCTAAAAAGAACGCGTCTCCGGGCGGGATCGGCGGTGCCATGACCTCAAGCCCGCCAGGCGATGTGGGGTTAGCGTCGAGCAAACGCAACGTGGCCTCATAGCCGCGACGCAG
The window above is part of the Halomonas sp. GD1P12 genome. Proteins encoded here:
- a CDS encoding diguanylate cyclase: MPSHAQTLHDKLNELRLRFVEQLPERLQAVTQQWQQSQASCEARARLAPDLHRFFHSLKGTGRSLGFERLAALAEQGEKLLTSTSAQAHIAPMMDTLLGKLRQEQANLLKQKNQATTHGSSATVELPATALRAGNHRQRLIYLCDDEPEQVSQLLHHLRCFGHEAYHFEDTQTFFNAVLTRRPDAIIMDVQFPQGKTAGPETLASLNKLTGERLPAIVLSSSGDFGSRLSAVRAGCSGYFIKPVKPLEIMLALDKLTAEPDDEPLRVLVVDDEPEAAGYHAALLERAGMITQQAHSPAQAFVTLERFNPDLMLVDMYMPVCSGEELATIVRQQPEYVGLPIIYLSGETDSQKQLTAMNAGVEGFITKPVIPDDLVAAVTLRAERLRHLRALMTQDSMTGLYNHSTTTDLINRTLVQAYRDDTHHAMAMLDIDHFKDINDTYGHLAGDQVIITLAHMLKTRFRTSDIIGRYGGEEFVILMKNVTLDIATRLIERLRQDFEQVDFHAGDARFNCTFSAGISDFPRHPSTETLRVSADQALYRAKSQGRNQLVINTEADALDDQ
- a CDS encoding response regulator — encoded protein: MRILVVDDDELAGEMTAAILASQHYTPVLALNAMEAITQLERHSDIAAIVSDMHMPLINGTDLCSMLKEQDVTLPFILLTGDSPDSDLLETPGIYACLQKEADMASTLCQTLESALGAHSPE
- a CDS encoding hybrid sensor histidine kinase/response regulator, translating into MAFDLSRFIARFVEEAQDHLPRLKEGVDALGRGERHAEEINALFRAMHTLKGSSRMLRLDAITSLAHSAEELLSALRDGTRKPTPDTLELLNQAVELLDTQVNRLAEGHAPDTLPTADPALCQAMEGTTAAPASASDPAPIPAPVPGPTSAAEKNVAQAATDEALSRRLKLSDTVRVRLERLDDLIRLMGEVLSGHHQQHDLLDRAQALGKALPSTYQSTFRAFHRDLKDSVLTQDALMSDLHDRALQMRMLPLSVVFDPLAQMTRDLAHALNKQASCELQGSEIELDRQMIDRLSEPLIHLLRNALDHGLETPDLRRQVGKAAKGRVSLKAWQDGGWVVIELSDDGAGIDIDAVRQKALGRQLINEEQLTTLSEHETLELIFLPGFSTKPLITDMSGRGVGMDVVKRTVVDELSGDIRVDSQPGKGTTFALRLPLSLAMLRVLLIRAGSQTLGFTAPYVQELLKVTPYDFIDTAGQPTLVLRDEFIPVVSLASLLGLEAPAENAQVLLLIVHQGSQKLALIVEELIDERDMVIKPLPPHLRHLPLVAGMVSVGRNDLASLLHVPALLTQVKRGGRRSSILELKQARAHRILVVDDSLNTREIEKDVLEAWGYRVSLAENGRDGLTKALADSFDAVLTDVEMPIMDGFTLTARLREHERYQHVPIIIITSREKESDRQRGIDAGADAYIVKGSFDQNNLVDTLKALLG